From Pseudoleptotrichia goodfellowii, a single genomic window includes:
- the purC gene encoding phosphoribosylaminoimidazolesuccinocarboxamide synthase has product MEKKEFIYEGKAKQVYSTDDENLVIIHYKDDATAGNGVKKGTIKDKGIINNKITAKLFSVLEKNGIRTHFKEMLNERDQLCEKLEIVPLEVIVRNVITGSMAKRVGIKDGTIPKTTIFEICYKNDEYGDPLINDYHAVAMGLTTFEELKYIYETTSKINDLLKKVFDEEGITLVDFKIEFGKNSKGEILLADEITPDTCRLWDKETGKKLDKDRFRQDLGGIEEAYIEILKRLEA; this is encoded by the coding sequence ATGGAAAAGAAAGAATTTATTTATGAAGGAAAAGCAAAACAGGTTTATTCTACAGATGACGAAAATCTTGTAATTATACACTATAAAGACGATGCAACAGCAGGAAACGGAGTAAAGAAAGGAACAATAAAGGATAAAGGAATTATAAATAACAAAATTACGGCAAAATTGTTTTCGGTGCTTGAAAAAAACGGGATAAGAACACATTTTAAAGAAATGCTCAATGAAAGAGATCAGCTTTGTGAAAAACTTGAGATTGTTCCTCTTGAAGTAATAGTAAGAAACGTTATAACAGGATCAATGGCAAAAAGAGTGGGAATAAAAGACGGTACAATACCTAAAACTACAATCTTTGAAATTTGCTATAAGAATGATGAATACGGAGATCCGTTAATTAACGATTATCATGCGGTAGCCATGGGACTTACGACTTTTGAAGAATTGAAATATATTTATGAAACAACTTCAAAAATAAACGATTTATTGAAAAAAGTGTTCGATGAAGAAGGAATTACTTTAGTCGACTTTAAAATAGAATTCGGTAAAAATAGCAAAGGAGAAATACTTTTGGCTGATGAAATAACTCCGGATACTTGCAGACTTTGGGATAAAGAAACAGGAAAAAAACTTGATAAAGACAGATTCAGACAGGATTTGGGAGGAATAGAAGAGGCTTACATCGAGATATTAAAAAGACTGGAGGCATAA
- the purN gene encoding phosphoribosylglycinamide formyltransferase — protein sequence MSEIKPKIAVLVSGSGSNLQTIINNIENGNLNCEISYVIADRFCYALERAEKHKIKSVLLDRKIYGDKLSDKINKILEKNNEKTSYIILAGYLSILSEEFIGKWEKKIINIHPSLLPKYGGKGMCGMKVHEAVIKNKEKESGCTIHYVDSGIDTGEPIMSIKVEVSENDTPESLQKKVLEKEHILLTQGIIKLLENERV from the coding sequence ATGTCTGAAATAAAACCGAAAATCGCAGTTTTGGTATCAGGTTCAGGGTCAAATTTGCAAACAATTATTAATAATATTGAAAACGGAAATTTGAATTGTGAAATTTCATATGTGATAGCCGACAGATTCTGTTATGCTTTGGAAAGAGCTGAAAAACATAAAATCAAATCAGTTTTACTGGATAGAAAGATATACGGGGATAAACTTTCGGATAAAATAAATAAAATTTTGGAGAAAAATAATGAAAAGACTTCCTATATAATACTGGCAGGATATTTGTCCATATTGTCAGAAGAATTTATCGGAAAATGGGAAAAAAAGATAATCAATATTCATCCGTCATTACTTCCTAAATACGGAGGAAAGGGAATGTGCGGAATGAAAGTACACGAGGCGGTCATAAAAAATAAGGAAAAAGAAAGCGGCTGCACCATTCATTATGTGGATTCCGGGATAGATACAGGAGAGCCTATAATGAGCATTAAAGTAGAAGTTTCTGAAAATGATACGCCTGAAAGTCTGCAAAAAAAAGTTCTGGAAAAAGAGCATATACTGCTGACACAGGGGATAATAAAACTTCTGGAAAATGAAAGAGTTTAA
- a CDS encoding phosphoribosylformylglycinamidine synthase: MNYRIFVEKKKNFRVEAQSLLNDLKDNLSVKNLENVRILNIYDIFNLNKKDLKKLDTSVFSEINADDIYYYLEDVLEETGVKRENEIYFATEFLPGQYDQRADSAVQCINLLSDSENVAVKSGKLIILYGKVSEEDIKRIKKYYINEVEMKEKDLAILIENREKENTEKVPVFKSFREKSEKEMEEFKKNLELAMTVKDLLFIQNYFKNEEKRDPSETEIRVLDTYWSDHCRHTTFETIIDDIKIENEKYKDIIEKTLSEYIKSREYVHGEKIDKKPVTLMDLATIFGKEARKKGLLSDLEVSDEINACSIYIDVPVERIGENGNKIVTDEKWILQFKNETHNHPTEIEPFGGASTCIGGAIRDPLSGRTFVYQAMRISGSGDPTEKIENTIKGKLPQKVITQKAAHGFSSYGNQIGLTTTYVNEIYDEGYKAKRMELGLVVGAAPAENIIREKPEKGDVVILLGGRTGRDGIGGATGSSKEHTTESAEKCGAEVQKGNAIIERKIQRLFRNKDVTKLIKKCNDFGAGGVSVAIGELADGLEIDLNKVKVKYTGLTGTELAISESQERMAVVIAKENIEKFIEYAEKENLEAYKVAEVTDTNRLVMKYNNEIIADISRDFLNTNGAKSNIKIEIENTGELDFTRKIEGKTLKEKFVNNMKDLNVCSQRGLMESFDSTIGSTTVLMPYGGKYQLTPSEVSVQKVSVVNGETNVASMVGYGYNPYIAKQSTFHGGAFAVIESLCKIVASGGNYKNVRFTFQEYFERLGNDPKKWGKPLSALLGTLYVQKEFGLPSIGGKDSMSGTFHDISVPPTLVSFAVSVTDSKNVISGELKKGGNKIYLIKTAYDKNNLPDLRDLKENFDFLTENIKNKKIISANAVKGGGIAETIGKMTFGNKKGVNINFDEISSDDLFKMSYGVFIIETEDELNYKNAVLIGSVINDRNITLNTSDESAEIELEQLIEEWEKPLEKIFPTRVSEREKENSSKSLNFEVKKINSAQAVEKFAKPRVFIPVFPGTNCEYDLERAFSKEGGVVKMSIFNNLSYENILNSIDDFAKEIDNSQILMLPGGFSAGDEPDGSAKFIVAVLKNKKITEAVDRFLKRDGLILGICNGFQALIKSGLLPYGEIRELNEDSPTLTHNAISKHMSKIVRTKIITNDSPWLTGIETDEIHAVPLSHGEGRVVITEKEYRQLMENNQIATKYVDFEGNPSMETEFNPNGSYYAIEGILACNGRIFGKMAHSERTGTNLYKNIYGNKEQNIFKNGIKFFK; encoded by the coding sequence ATGAATTATCGAATATTTGTGGAAAAAAAGAAAAATTTCAGGGTGGAAGCACAAAGTCTGTTAAATGATTTAAAAGATAATTTATCTGTTAAAAATCTTGAGAATGTCAGAATATTGAATATATACGATATTTTCAATCTGAACAAGAAAGATCTGAAAAAGCTTGATACTTCGGTATTTTCTGAAATTAATGCCGATGATATTTATTATTATCTTGAAGATGTATTGGAAGAGACAGGGGTAAAAAGAGAAAATGAAATATATTTTGCAACGGAATTTTTACCAGGACAATATGATCAGAGAGCGGATTCGGCAGTTCAATGTATAAATCTCCTGTCGGACAGTGAAAATGTAGCCGTAAAAAGCGGGAAATTGATAATTTTATACGGAAAAGTTTCCGAAGAAGATATAAAAAGAATAAAGAAATATTATATAAATGAAGTCGAAATGAAAGAAAAGGATTTGGCAATATTAATTGAAAACAGAGAAAAGGAAAACACTGAAAAAGTTCCTGTTTTTAAAAGCTTTAGAGAAAAAAGCGAAAAGGAAATGGAAGAATTTAAGAAAAATCTTGAACTTGCAATGACTGTGAAAGATTTGCTATTTATTCAGAATTATTTTAAAAATGAAGAAAAAAGAGATCCGAGTGAAACGGAAATAAGAGTTCTCGATACTTACTGGTCGGATCATTGCAGACACACAACCTTTGAAACGATAATAGACGATATAAAAATAGAAAATGAAAAATATAAAGATATTATTGAAAAAACTTTGAGTGAGTATATTAAAAGCAGAGAATACGTACATGGAGAAAAAATCGATAAAAAACCTGTAACTTTAATGGATTTGGCGACTATTTTCGGGAAAGAAGCTAGAAAAAAAGGACTTCTTTCGGATTTGGAAGTTTCCGATGAAATAAATGCGTGTTCGATATATATAGACGTGCCTGTAGAGAGAATAGGTGAAAACGGTAATAAAATTGTAACTGATGAAAAATGGATATTGCAGTTTAAAAATGAAACGCATAATCACCCTACAGAAATAGAGCCTTTTGGGGGAGCTTCCACTTGTATAGGCGGGGCAATAAGAGATCCGCTGTCAGGAAGGACTTTTGTATATCAGGCTATGAGAATAAGCGGTTCGGGAGATCCTACCGAAAAAATAGAAAATACCATAAAAGGAAAATTGCCACAAAAAGTTATTACACAAAAGGCAGCACACGGATTTTCCTCTTACGGAAATCAAATAGGACTGACTACAACTTATGTAAACGAAATATATGATGAAGGATACAAGGCAAAGAGAATGGAGCTCGGATTGGTTGTCGGAGCCGCACCTGCCGAAAATATTATAAGAGAAAAGCCTGAAAAAGGTGATGTAGTAATACTTTTAGGAGGAAGAACGGGACGGGACGGAATAGGCGGAGCAACAGGCTCTTCCAAAGAACATACAACCGAATCTGCCGAAAAATGCGGAGCCGAAGTTCAAAAAGGAAATGCGATAATTGAAAGAAAGATACAGAGACTATTCAGAAATAAAGATGTAACAAAATTAATAAAAAAATGTAATGATTTCGGGGCAGGAGGGGTTTCAGTAGCTATAGGAGAACTCGCCGACGGGCTGGAAATCGACTTAAATAAAGTGAAAGTGAAGTATACAGGGCTTACAGGAACGGAACTCGCTATATCCGAATCGCAGGAAAGAATGGCAGTAGTAATAGCCAAAGAAAATATAGAAAAATTTATAGAATATGCTGAAAAAGAAAATCTCGAGGCATATAAAGTAGCTGAAGTTACTGATACAAACAGGCTTGTAATGAAATATAACAATGAGATAATCGCAGATATTTCAAGAGATTTTTTAAATACGAACGGAGCGAAGTCCAATATAAAAATTGAAATAGAAAACACAGGAGAATTGGACTTTACAAGAAAAATAGAAGGAAAAACTTTGAAAGAAAAATTTGTGAATAATATGAAAGATTTGAATGTATGCTCTCAAAGAGGATTAATGGAGAGTTTTGATTCTACGATAGGTTCAACTACAGTTTTAATGCCTTACGGAGGTAAGTATCAGCTTACACCGTCGGAAGTTTCGGTGCAGAAAGTGTCCGTTGTAAATGGAGAAACAAATGTTGCATCTATGGTCGGGTACGGATATAATCCTTATATTGCAAAACAGTCGACATTTCACGGAGGAGCTTTTGCAGTTATAGAGTCATTGTGTAAAATCGTTGCTTCAGGAGGAAATTACAAAAATGTAAGATTTACTTTTCAGGAATATTTTGAAAGATTAGGGAATGATCCGAAAAAATGGGGAAAACCTTTATCGGCTCTATTAGGAACTTTATATGTTCAAAAAGAATTCGGTCTTCCTTCTATCGGAGGAAAAGATTCCATGAGCGGAACTTTCCATGATATATCTGTTCCTCCGACATTAGTATCTTTTGCAGTGAGTGTTACCGACTCGAAAAATGTTATTTCAGGAGAGTTAAAAAAAGGAGGAAATAAAATATATCTTATAAAAACGGCTTATGATAAGAATAATTTGCCGGATTTAAGAGATTTGAAAGAAAATTTTGACTTTTTGACGGAAAATATTAAAAATAAGAAAATAATATCGGCTAATGCAGTTAAAGGCGGAGGGATAGCCGAAACAATCGGGAAAATGACATTCGGAAATAAAAAAGGTGTAAATATAAACTTTGATGAGATAAGTTCTGACGATTTGTTTAAGATGAGTTACGGAGTATTTATTATTGAAACGGAAGATGAACTGAATTATAAAAATGCCGTTTTAATAGGAAGTGTTATAAACGATAGAAATATAACATTGAATACATCTGATGAGAGTGCAGAAATAGAATTGGAACAGCTTATCGAAGAATGGGAAAAACCGCTTGAAAAAATATTTCCGACAAGAGTATCAGAGAGAGAAAAAGAAAATTCTTCAAAAAGTCTGAACTTTGAAGTGAAAAAAATTAATTCGGCTCAGGCAGTGGAGAAGTTTGCAAAGCCGAGAGTGTTTATTCCTGTATTCCCGGGAACAAACTGTGAATATGACTTGGAAAGAGCGTTCAGTAAAGAAGGCGGAGTTGTAAAAATGAGTATATTCAATAATCTTTCTTATGAAAATATATTAAATTCTATTGATGACTTTGCAAAAGAAATAGACAACTCGCAAATACTGATGCTTCCGGGAGGATTCAGTGCAGGAGATGAGCCTGACGGCTCGGCAAAATTTATAGTTGCTGTATTGAAAAATAAAAAAATTACGGAAGCGGTAGACAGATTTTTGAAAAGGGACGGGCTTATACTCGGAATATGTAATGGTTTTCAGGCATTGATAAAGTCGGGATTGTTGCCTTACGGAGAAATAAGAGAATTAAATGAAGATTCGCCGACATTGACTCATAATGCTATAAGTAAACATATGTCGAAAATTGTGAGAACCAAAATTATAACAAATGATTCGCCGTGGCTTACAGGAATAGAAACAGACGAAATTCATGCTGTTCCTCTTTCTCATGGAGAGGGAAGAGTTGTAATAACCGAAAAAGAATACAGACAGCTGATGGAAAATAATCAGATTGCTACAAAATATGTGGATTTTGAAGGGAATCCAAGCATGGAAACGGAATTTAATCCGAACGGCTCATATTATGCGATAGAAGGAATACTGGCTTGTAACGGAAGAATTTTCGGAAAAATGGCTCATTCAGAAAGAACAGGAACAAATTTATATAAAAATATATACGGCAATAAGGAACAGAATATATTCAAAAACGGGATAAAGTTCTTTAAATAA
- the purE gene encoding 5-(carboxyamino)imidazole ribonucleotide mutase codes for MKIAIFFGSKSDTEKMRGAANCLKEFGIEYEAYILSAHRVPEKLEEVLAEVEKKGAEVIIAGAGLAAHLPGVIASKTVLPVIGVPLNAALGGTDSLYSIVQMPKSIPVATVGIDNSYNAGMLAVEILAVKYEDIKEKLVKFRKEMKEKFIKENEQKVEF; via the coding sequence ATGAAAATAGCAATATTTTTCGGAAGTAAATCGGATACGGAGAAAATGAGAGGAGCGGCTAATTGCCTGAAAGAATTCGGGATAGAATACGAGGCTTATATATTGTCGGCCCACAGAGTTCCCGAAAAACTTGAGGAAGTTTTGGCAGAAGTTGAGAAAAAGGGAGCAGAAGTAATAATCGCAGGAGCGGGACTTGCGGCACATTTACCGGGAGTAATAGCTTCAAAAACAGTTCTGCCTGTAATAGGAGTTCCATTGAATGCGGCATTGGGAGGAACAGATTCTCTGTACTCCATAGTACAGATGCCTAAGTCAATACCTGTAGCTACTGTAGGGATAGACAATTCGTATAATGCAGGAATGCTCGCAGTAGAAATACTCGCAGTAAAATATGAAGATATAAAAGAAAAACTTGTAAAATTCAGAAAAGAAATGAAAGAAAAATTTATAAAAGAAAATGAGCAAAAAGTTGAGTTTTAA
- a CDS encoding winged helix-turn-helix transcriptional regulator has product MKNGSCVKPDIKLSTTGFGYILSLIGGKYKMTVIYKLYENAPFMRYNELKKSIRIISFKTLTSTLKELENDDLIIRKEYPQIPPRVEYSLSEKGKTLIPILNMMCDWGERNMKI; this is encoded by the coding sequence ATGAAAAATGGTAGTTGTGTAAAACCTGATATAAAACTTTCGACTACAGGATTCGGTTATATTTTGTCTTTAATCGGAGGTAAGTATAAAATGACAGTTATATATAAATTATATGAAAATGCCCCTTTTATGCGATATAACGAATTGAAAAAAAGCATAAGAATAATTTCTTTTAAAACTTTGACAAGCACATTAAAAGAACTTGAAAATGACGATCTTATAATAAGAAAAGAGTATCCTCAAATTCCACCGAGAGTAGAATATAGCTTATCGGAAAAAGGAAAAACTTTAATTCCAATTTTAAATATGATGTGTGATTGGGGAGAAAGAAATATGAAAATATAA
- the purF gene encoding amidophosphoribosyltransferase, translating to MASVKSADKIEEGGVFALYSRKLRTDLAGLAYYGMYALQHRGQESAGFSIADSISENEVKLKTVKGRGLVADVFSLKDLQSYSGNILVGHLKYATEGGASSHSYQPLRGESIMGKVAIVHNGNLLNTKELKEELMKNGSIFQTKTDTEIILKLLGKNGKFGYDQAILNTLKKLKGSFAIAVIIEDKLIGIRDPLGTRPLCLGMREDGVYVLASESCALDAVNAEFVRDIEPGEIVVIDKQGIESIRYANKKKKSFSSFEYIYFARPDSVIDGINVYSSRHEAGKLLYKQNPIEADLVIGVPDSGVPAAIGYSEASGIPYGTALLKNKYVGRTFILPTQELRENAVRVKLNSMKSLIENKRIVVVDDSLVRGTTSKILIKILFEAGAKEVHFRSASPVVISESYFGVNIASENELIGNTMTIDEIRDYIGATSLDYLSIENIKKALQNKDVNLDCFKD from the coding sequence ATGGCGAGTGTAAAAAGTGCAGATAAAATTGAAGAAGGAGGAGTTTTTGCTCTTTATTCAAGAAAATTGAGAACGGATCTTGCGGGACTTGCATACTACGGAATGTATGCGTTACAACATAGAGGACAGGAAAGTGCAGGTTTCAGTATTGCAGACTCTATATCGGAAAACGAAGTAAAACTGAAAACTGTTAAAGGAAGAGGTCTTGTAGCCGATGTATTTTCATTAAAAGACTTACAGTCTTATTCAGGAAATATCCTTGTGGGACATTTGAAATATGCTACCGAAGGAGGAGCGTCTTCACACAGTTATCAGCCGCTAAGAGGCGAATCGATCATGGGAAAAGTTGCTATTGTTCATAACGGGAACTTATTGAACACAAAAGAGTTGAAAGAAGAACTGATGAAAAACGGCTCGATTTTCCAAACTAAAACCGATACGGAAATTATTCTGAAATTATTGGGAAAAAACGGGAAATTCGGATATGATCAGGCTATTCTAAACACATTGAAAAAACTGAAAGGCTCTTTTGCTATTGCGGTTATAATAGAGGATAAATTAATCGGAATAAGAGATCCTTTAGGAACAAGACCTTTATGTCTGGGAATGAGAGAAGACGGAGTTTACGTTCTGGCTTCCGAATCGTGTGCATTGGATGCAGTAAATGCTGAGTTTGTGAGGGATATAGAGCCGGGAGAAATAGTAGTTATCGACAAACAGGGAATAGAATCAATAAGATATGCGAATAAAAAGAAAAAATCCTTTTCATCTTTTGAATATATATATTTTGCACGTCCCGACAGTGTTATTGACGGGATAAATGTATACAGCTCAAGACATGAAGCCGGAAAACTTTTATATAAGCAGAATCCGATAGAAGCTGATTTGGTAATAGGAGTCCCGGATTCAGGAGTGCCTGCAGCTATCGGATATTCCGAAGCAAGCGGTATTCCTTATGGAACGGCTCTTCTGAAGAATAAATATGTAGGAAGAACATTTATTTTGCCTACACAGGAACTTAGAGAAAATGCCGTAAGAGTTAAACTTAATTCGATGAAAAGTCTTATTGAGAATAAAAGAATCGTTGTAGTGGACGATTCGCTTGTAAGAGGGACTACTTCAAAAATTCTTATAAAAATTCTTTTTGAGGCGGGAGCAAAAGAAGTGCATTTCCGTTCGGCATCTCCTGTCGTTATAAGCGAGTCTTATTTCGGAGTGAATATTGCCAGTGAAAATGAACTTATAGGAAATACAATGACAATCGATGAAATAAGAGATTATATCGGTGCAACATCGTTGGATTATCTTTCAATAGAAAATATAAAGAAAGCATTACAGAATAAAGATGTGAATTTGGATTGTTTTAAAGATTAA
- a CDS encoding Na/Pi cotransporter family protein, with protein sequence MNNIAVNTINYQQMAFAFLGGLGLFLFSIKYMGEGLQIMAGDRLRYILDKYTTSPFLGVLVGILVTALIQSSSGTSVITIGLVGAGLLSLRQAIGIIMGANIGTTITIFIIGFNITDYALPILFLGAACLFFTKLRAINNIGRILFGFGGIFFALTLMSGAMQPLKYLPEFRQLMINLSHNSVLGVFIGTLVTVLVQASSATISVLQNIYQENLVTLRGALPILFGDNIGTTITAIIAVIGANTAAKRLAASHVIFNVIGTIIFMIFLTPFTFFIEKMQYMLHLNPKMTIAFAHGAFNTATTILLFPFIRVLEFLVVKLIKSNKREKEYKTKLDMALLTAPVIALGQVKAEITDMTSLVLENLKASVDFFHNHNEKLAEEIETTEEGINNLDQEISNYLTLLSGGNFSVKEGEEIGIYLDMCRDVERIGDHAFGIVKDVNYEIKKKMKFSHFAHEEVDQLLETSTLIIENAIEALKNSDKEKSIEVLDLHNKLYAQEKKIRKNHIERMRNQECELRAGLYYIDLISHFTRVGDHARNMVEKVIENRV encoded by the coding sequence GTGAATAACATAGCAGTAAATACTATAAATTATCAACAGATGGCTTTTGCATTTTTAGGCGGACTGGGATTATTTTTATTCAGTATAAAGTACATGGGTGAAGGATTGCAGATAATGGCAGGAGACAGATTGAGATATATTCTCGATAAATATACAACTTCTCCTTTTCTGGGTGTCCTTGTAGGAATACTTGTAACGGCGTTAATTCAGTCAAGCTCGGGAACTTCGGTTATAACGATAGGGCTTGTAGGAGCGGGACTGCTTTCATTAAGACAGGCCATAGGAATCATAATGGGAGCAAATATCGGAACTACTATAACGATTTTTATAATCGGATTTAATATTACCGATTATGCACTTCCTATTTTGTTTTTGGGAGCGGCATGTTTATTTTTTACAAAGTTGAGAGCAATAAATAACATAGGAAGAATACTGTTCGGATTTGGAGGTATATTTTTTGCACTGACTTTAATGTCGGGAGCAATGCAGCCTTTAAAATATCTTCCGGAATTCAGACAGTTGATGATAAATTTGAGCCACAATTCAGTATTGGGAGTATTTATCGGTACTTTAGTAACGGTTCTCGTACAGGCTTCAAGTGCCACAATCAGTGTTTTACAGAATATATATCAGGAAAATCTTGTAACTTTAAGAGGAGCGTTGCCTATACTGTTCGGAGATAATATCGGAACAACAATAACGGCTATTATTGCTGTAATCGGTGCAAATACGGCTGCTAAAAGACTGGCTGCTTCCCACGTTATATTTAACGTAATCGGAACTATAATTTTCATGATATTTTTAACACCTTTTACGTTTTTTATAGAAAAAATGCAGTATATGCTCCATTTGAATCCGAAAATGACAATAGCTTTTGCACACGGAGCATTTAATACAGCAACTACAATTTTGCTCTTTCCGTTTATAAGGGTACTTGAATTTTTAGTAGTTAAACTTATAAAAAGCAATAAACGTGAAAAAGAATATAAGACAAAATTGGATATGGCATTATTGACAGCACCTGTAATAGCTTTAGGGCAGGTTAAAGCTGAAATAACGGATATGACTTCGCTGGTATTGGAAAATCTTAAAGCTTCAGTTGATTTCTTCCATAACCATAATGAAAAATTGGCAGAAGAAATCGAGACAACAGAAGAAGGAATAAATAATCTCGATCAGGAAATATCCAACTATCTGACACTTCTGTCAGGAGGAAATTTTAGTGTTAAAGAAGGAGAAGAGATAGGAATTTACCTTGATATGTGCCGTGATGTGGAAAGAATAGGAGACCATGCTTTCGGAATAGTAAAAGATGTTAATTATGAAATTAAGAAAAAAATGAAATTTTCTCATTTTGCTCATGAGGAAGTAGATCAGTTACTTGAAACTTCAACTCTAATTATAGAAAATGCTATAGAAGCATTAAAAAATTCCGATAAGGAAAAATCTATAGAAGTACTGGATTTACACAATAAATTATATGCTCAGGAGAAAAAAATAAGAAAAAATCATATAGAAAGAATGAGAAATCAGGAATGTGAACTTCGGGCAGGATTATATTATATTGATTTGATTTCTCACTTTACAAGGGTGGGAGATCATGCAAGAAATATGGTTGAAAAAGTCATTGAAAACAGAGTTTAG
- the purM gene encoding phosphoribosylformylglycinamidine cyclo-ligase, protein MAISYKDSGVDKEEGYKTVEKIKEKVKSTYSSNVMNELGSFGALYKLGDYKKPVLVSGTDGVGTKLKIAFETGKYDTVGIDCVAMCINDILCHGAKPLFFLDYLACGKLDSDVSSEIIKGVVEGCLQSEASLIGGETAEMPGFYAHGEYDIAGFAVGVVEEDKIVNGSDIKEGNVIIALSSSGAHSNGFSLIRKLFTDLNEEYEGKTVGEYLLTPTKIYVKSIQKLTENIKVNGMAHITGGGLIENIPRIIPEGLCANIEKEKIQIHPLFKNDKFKNVNEDEMWGTFNMGVGFTVILDKKDSEKAMEILRENGETAYEIGYISKGDKKICLK, encoded by the coding sequence ATGGCGATTTCTTATAAAGATTCCGGTGTGGATAAGGAAGAAGGATATAAAACCGTAGAGAAAATAAAAGAAAAGGTAAAAAGCACATACAGCAGTAATGTTATGAATGAACTGGGCAGTTTTGGAGCATTGTATAAGCTTGGAGATTATAAAAAGCCGGTGCTTGTGTCGGGAACTGACGGTGTCGGAACGAAATTGAAAATTGCCTTTGAAACAGGAAAATACGACACTGTAGGAATTGACTGCGTGGCAATGTGTATAAACGACATATTATGTCACGGAGCGAAACCTTTATTCTTTTTGGATTATCTTGCATGCGGAAAACTTGATTCGGATGTGTCTTCGGAAATAATAAAAGGAGTAGTTGAAGGCTGTCTCCAGTCGGAAGCTTCACTGATAGGAGGAGAAACGGCGGAAATGCCCGGATTTTATGCTCACGGAGAGTATGATATAGCGGGGTTTGCAGTGGGAGTCGTAGAAGAAGATAAAATTGTAAACGGCTCCGATATAAAGGAAGGAAATGTGATTATTGCTCTTTCTTCCAGCGGTGCTCACAGTAACGGATTTTCATTAATAAGAAAACTTTTTACCGATTTGAATGAAGAATACGAAGGAAAAACTGTAGGAGAATATCTGCTCACACCTACAAAAATATATGTAAAATCAATTCAAAAATTGACTGAAAATATTAAAGTGAACGGAATGGCTCATATAACAGGAGGAGGTCTCATAGAAAATATTCCGAGAATAATTCCTGAAGGATTGTGTGCCAATATTGAAAAAGAAAAAATACAAATTCATCCGTTATTTAAAAATGATAAATTTAAAAATGTAAATGAAGATGAAATGTGGGGAACATTTAATATGGGAGTAGGATTTACAGTTATTCTTGATAAAAAAGACAGTGAAAAAGCTATGGAAATTTTAAGAGAAAACGGTGAAACTGCATATGAAATAGGCTATATAAGTAAAGGAGATAAAAAAATATGTCTGAAATAA